CCCGAATAATTACATCCTGGGAAACGTCCACCAATCGGCGGGTGAGATAACCAGAGTCAGCCGTCCGCAACGCAGTATCCACCAATCCTTTTCGGGCACCGTAAGACGAAATAATGTATTCCGTCACAGTTAGCCCTTCACGGAAGTTGGTTTTGATCGGTAAATCGATAATTTCCCCTTGAGGATCTGCCATCAGTCCCCGCATCCCCACCAACTGCCGGACTTGTGAGATGTTACCCCGTGCCCCGGAGAATGCCATCATATATACGGAGTTCAGGGGATTCGTCTTCTTGAAGTGAACGACTACTTCGTCTTTCAAAGCTTCACTGGTACCATTCCAAGTATCGATTACCTTTTGGAAGCGTTCTACTTCAGTGATTTCTCCCCGTTGATAACGGGTTTCAGTAGCGCGAATTTCTTCCTCGGCTGCTTCTAAGAGCAATCGTTTAGTTGGTGGTATCATCAAGTCATCTACACTGATGGAAACCCCTGCTTTGGTAGCATAGCGAAATCCCAAATCTTTCAATTTGTCCGCCATCACTGCGGTTCGCGCTGTACCATAATTCGTAAAAGCCCAAGAAATTAAATTTCTCAGTTGACCTTTGTCAACCACGCGATTGCGAAAAATCATTTTTTCGTTAGTCATTAATCATTAGTCCTGAGTCATCAATAATTAATAATTCGTAATTCGTAGTTCGTAATTCGTAATTAATTCTTTAATTACGAATTACAAATTAGAAATTACGAATTAACTTGCTAGTGCTTCCTGAATGGCATTGTTGTAAATAACGCGGCCAGGAGTTGTGTATATATACTGTGAAAGTACATTGCCTTTAGCGTCTTGTCTGACTCGACGGAACTTATAGAGTAATGTGCGAGTACCATCCTCGTTTTCCGTCACTTTCACGGGTTCTGTATCCGGTTGGTCTGATTCTATTTCGCCGTCAAACCTTACGTAAATATAGGCGTGCAAGTCAATTTGATCTTGCTGGAAAGCCATAATTACATCCTCTAGCGAAGAAAAGTAATTTCCTGCTCCTTTTGTTGCACCGGGATTTTCTGCTGTTAAATAATAGGCTCCCAACACCATATCTTGGCTAGGCGTGATGATCGGTTTACCTGTGGCTGGTGACAAAATATTGTTAGAAGCCAACATCAACAACCGCGCTTCAGCCTGACTTTCTAACGACAGAGGGACGTGTACCGCCATTTGGTCGCCGTCAAAGTCGGCGTTAAACGCTGGACAAACCAGAGGATGCAATTGAATTGCTCTACCTTCTACTAAAATCGGTTCAAAAGACTGAATACCCAAACGGTGCAATGTTGGTGCCCGATTTAGCATTACAGGATGTCCTTCAATCACCTCTTCTAACACATCCCAAACACTGGGATCATTGCGGGATATCAGCTTTTTCGCAGCTTTGATGTTATTCACCATACCGCTACGAATCAGGCGGTTAATCACAAATGGTTGAAATAGCTCAATTGCCATTTCTCTAGGCAAACCGCACTGGTGAATTTTCAGCTTTGGCCTGACCACAATTACCGAACGTCCAGAGTAGTCAACTCGTTTACCTAACAAGTTTTGTCGGAAACGTCCTTGCTTACCCTCAATAATGTCGGACAAAGATTTCAGGGGTCGGTTATTTGCCCCTACCACAGTGCGTCCCCGACGACCATTGTCAATCAAAGCGTCCACTGCTTCTTGCAGCATCCGCTTTTCGTTCCGCACAATAATCTCTGGTGCCAAAATTTCTTGCAAGCGTGCTAAACGATTGTTCCGGTTAATTACCCGCCGATACAAATCATTCAAATCGCTAGTAGCAAACCGTCCGCCATCTAGTTGCACCATTGGCCGCAAGTCGGGCGGAATCACGGGAATAACTGCCATTACCATCCACTCTGGTTTAGAACCAGTAGCGATGAAGTTGTCAATCACCCGTAGTCGCTTAATTAGCTTGGCTCTCTTTTGTCCCTTGGCGTTGCCAATTTCTTCGCGTAGGCTTTCGGCTTCTTGTTCCAAATTGATATCGGCAAGCAAACGCAACAGCGCTTCAGCCCCAATACCTACCTCTACGCCTTGCAGCACAGAATCTTCGCTATAAATTTGGTCTTCTATTTCCAACCACTGGTCTTCACTCAGTAGTTGTTTGTAAGTTAAAGTTTCGGCATTACCTGGACTCAGGACAACATAAGAGTTGAAATAGACAATCTGCTCGACATCCCGCAAGGGCATATCCAACAGGATGGAAATATAGCTAGGAATACCCTTGAGATACCAAACATGAGCTACTGGTGCGGCGAGTTTAATATAGCCCATGCGGTGACGACGCACCCGTGACTCGGTGACTTCTACACCACAGCGCTCACAAACAATACCTCTGTGACGAACTCTCTTATACTTGCCACAATGACATTCCCAATCTTTCGCTGGGCTCAAGATGCGCTCACAAAACAAGCCATCCATCTCTGGCTTGAGAGTTCGGTAGTTAATTGTTTCTGGCTTGGTAACTTCACCGACTACTTGACCATTGGGCAATGTTCTCTCGCCCCACTGGCGAATGCGTTCAGGGGAAGCCAAGCCGATTTTTACGTAGTCAAACTGATTAGTTTGGGCAGGTCTCATACTTAATTCGTAATTCGTAATTCGTAATTAACAATTTCTAATTCGTAATTAACAATTTTTAATTCGTAATTCGTAATTGAAGAATTAATTACGAATTACGTAGCTTGCTTCTCGCCGGAGGCGAGTATTATCAATTACGAATTATTCGTCGTCTTCCAGCGATTCGCGGGAAAGAGATTCGTAAGTTGGTCGAGGAGGTGTGCGACGGGCTGATTGGTCTGCCATCAAATCGACTTCCACATCTAGGGAACTGCCGTCCGTTTGGGTTTCTACCTTGTGTACAGCAATATCTAACCCCAATGATTGCAACTCACGCATTAGCACTTTAAAGGATTCTGGAGTTCCAGGACGAGGAATTGCCTTACCTTTAACGATCGCATTTAACGCTTCATTCCGTCCTTGCATATCGTCAGATTTAACTGTGAGCAATTCCTGTAAGGTGTAAGCCGCACCAAAGGCTTCCAATGCCCACACTTCCATTTCTCCAAACCGCTGACCACCTTGTTGTGCTTTACCACCCAAGGGTTGCTGAGTCACCAGTGAGTATGGGCCTGTGGAACGGGCGTGGATCTTATCATCTACCAAATGCACCAGTTTCAGCATGTAAGCCACACCGATGGTAATTGCTCGGTCAAAGGGTTCACCTGTCCGACCGTCATACACCATGATTTTGCCTGGGTTATCTGGGTTATATACCCAGTCTTTCCCTGTTTCGTCCCGTGCTTCTTGCAATTTGCCATGCACGATTCGGCGAGATGTCTCTTCACCGTACATTTCATCAAAGGGAGTAATCTTAAATCGGACTCCCAAGGTTTGACCAGCCCAACCCAACAGGCACTCAAATACTTGTCCGACGTTCATCCGACTGGGTACGCCCAAGGGGTTAAGTACAATGTCCACTGGTGAACCATCGGGCAAATAAGGCATATCTTCCGCCGGTAATATCCGAGAAATAATCCCTTTATTACCGTGGCGTCCTGCCATTTTGTCGCCAACTTGGATTTTGCGTTTTTGAGCAACATACACCCGGACTACCATATTGGCTCCTGGTGGCAGTTCATCGCCTTGTTCGCGAGTAAACAAGCGCACATCAACTACGCGACCTTTTTCACCGTTTGGTACTCGCAGGGAATTGTCCCGCACATCCCGTGCTTTTTCACCGAAGATGGCACGCAACAGTTTTTCTTCTGGCGGTTGGTCAGATTCACCCTTGGGTGTGACTTTTCCTACTAAGATATCTCCAGCTTCTACCCATGCTCCAATGCGAATGATTCCCTGTTCATCCAACTGACGCAAAGCATCTTCACCGACGTTGGGAATTTCTCTGGTGATTTCTTCTGGTCCTAGTTTGGTTTGTCTGGCTTCAATTTCATATTTTTCAATGTGAATTGAGGTGTAGACATCATCCTGCACCAGTCTTTCAGAAATTAAAATTGCGTCTTCGTAGTTGTAGCCTTCCCAAGGCATATAGGCAACGACGATATTTTGTCCTAGTGCCAATTCACCGCCTTCGGTGGAGGAGCCATCAGCCAATACCTGACCAGCAACAACCCGTTCACCAATGCGGACGAGAGGTTTCTGATTTAAACAGGTGTCTTGGTTTGAGCGTTGGTACTTGGAAAGGGTGTATCTAATTTCGGGGGTATTCGGTTTAGGACGGACGCGAATTTCTGTAGCATCCACATAAGTAACATCACCATCGGTACGCGATACAACCACCATCCCGGAGTCTCTTGCTCCTTGGGCTTCCAAACCAGTACCCACCAAAGGACGCTCTGGTTTAAGCAGAGGTACTGCTTGCCGTTGCATGTTCGATCCCATCAGCGCTCGGTTAGCGTCATCATGCTCCAAGAAGGGAATCATGCTGGTTGCTACCGACACAATCTGTACGGGAGATACTGCTACGTAGTCCACCTGTTCTGGTGTTGTGGTGGAAAATTCTTGACGATAACGGACTGGTACTAATGGCCCAATAATGTGCCCGGTTTCATCTACAGGAATATCTCCCGGAGCAACCCGCAGGTCGTCTTCTTCATCGGCTGTCATGTAGGCTGGAGGCAGATCAAATCTGACTCGCCCATTTTCTACAGGTCTAAATGGTGTTTCTAGGAAGCCGTACAGGTTAACCCGCGCATGGGTTGCTAAGGAGCCAATCAATCCGGCGTTGGGGCCTTCTGGTGTCTCAATGGGGCAAATGCGTCCATAGTGACTAGGGTGAATATCTCGCACGGCAAAACCAGCGCGTTCACGGGTTAAACCACCAGGGCCAAGGGCACTCAGACGGCGTTTGTGGGTCAGTTCTGCCAGAGGATTGGTTTGATCCATGAACTGACTTAATTGGCTGGAACCAAAGAATTCTTTAATTGCTGCTACCAGTGGTTTGGGGTTCACCAAGGAAGCGGGAGTTAGCACTTCGGCATCGGATACAGTCATCCGTTCCCGAATGATTCTTTCTAAGCGATTTAAGCCCACCCGCACTTGGTTTTGCAGCAATTCACCGACGCTTCTCACCCGACGGTTGCCCAAGTGGTCAATGTCATCGATATTACCGATGTCATATTCTAGGTTGATCAGGTAATCTACGGCTGCCAAGATATCGCCAGCAGTCAACACGCGCATCGTGTCGGGAACAGAAAGGCGCAATTTCTTGTTGAGCTTGTACCGTCCGACGCGACCAAGGTCATAACGTTTCGGGTCAAAGAAACGAGAATCTAAAAGTTGTTGTCCACCTAAGACGGTAGGTGGTTCACCAGGACGCAGTTTCCTATATAACTCCATCAGAGCTTCTTCTTCAGAGAATTGCCCTTCTTTTTCGATAGTTTTTTGGAAATACTCTGGGTGGCGTAAGGCGTCAAATATTTCGTTGTCTGATAAACCTAAAGCTTTTAGGAGTACCTGCGCTGACAGTTTGCGGGTTTTGTCAATCCGTACCCACACCAAATCGTTACGGTCTGTTTCAAATTTCAGCCATGCTCCCCGATTGGGAATTAAGCTAGCTGAATAAGTACGTCGCCCGTTTTTGTCGATTTCTGATTTGTAATAAACGCCTGGCGATCGCACTATTTGA
This portion of the Nostoc sp. GT001 genome encodes:
- a CDS encoding DNA-directed RNA polymerase subunit gamma, which encodes MRPAQTNQFDYVKIGLASPERIRQWGERTLPNGQVVGEVTKPETINYRTLKPEMDGLFCERILSPAKDWECHCGKYKRVRHRGIVCERCGVEVTESRVRRHRMGYIKLAAPVAHVWYLKGIPSYISILLDMPLRDVEQIVYFNSYVVLSPGNAETLTYKQLLSEDQWLEIEDQIYSEDSVLQGVEVGIGAEALLRLLADINLEQEAESLREEIGNAKGQKRAKLIKRLRVIDNFIATGSKPEWMVMAVIPVIPPDLRPMVQLDGGRFATSDLNDLYRRVINRNNRLARLQEILAPEIIVRNEKRMLQEAVDALIDNGRRGRTVVGANNRPLKSLSDIIEGKQGRFRQNLLGKRVDYSGRSVIVVRPKLKIHQCGLPREMAIELFQPFVINRLIRSGMVNNIKAAKKLISRNDPSVWDVLEEVIEGHPVMLNRAPTLHRLGIQSFEPILVEGRAIQLHPLVCPAFNADFDGDQMAVHVPLSLESQAEARLLMLASNNILSPATGKPIITPSQDMVLGAYYLTAENPGATKGAGNYFSSLEDVIMAFQQDQIDLHAYIYVRFDGEIESDQPDTEPVKVTENEDGTRTLLYKFRRVRQDAKGNVLSQYIYTTPGRVIYNNAIQEALAS
- the rpoB gene encoding DNA-directed RNA polymerase subunit beta; the protein is MTKETYMEPAFLLPDLIEIQRSSFRWFLEEGLIEELNSFSPITDYTGKLELHFLGHNYKLKEPKYSVEEAKRRDSTYAVQMYVPTRLINKETGEIKEQEVFIGDLPLMTDRGTFIINGAERVIVNQIVRSPGVYYKSEIDKNGRRTYSASLIPNRGAWLKFETDRNDLVWVRIDKTRKLSAQVLLKALGLSDNEIFDALRHPEYFQKTIEKEGQFSEEEALMELYRKLRPGEPPTVLGGQQLLDSRFFDPKRYDLGRVGRYKLNKKLRLSVPDTMRVLTAGDILAAVDYLINLEYDIGNIDDIDHLGNRRVRSVGELLQNQVRVGLNRLERIIRERMTVSDAEVLTPASLVNPKPLVAAIKEFFGSSQLSQFMDQTNPLAELTHKRRLSALGPGGLTRERAGFAVRDIHPSHYGRICPIETPEGPNAGLIGSLATHARVNLYGFLETPFRPVENGRVRFDLPPAYMTADEEDDLRVAPGDIPVDETGHIIGPLVPVRYRQEFSTTTPEQVDYVAVSPVQIVSVATSMIPFLEHDDANRALMGSNMQRQAVPLLKPERPLVGTGLEAQGARDSGMVVVSRTDGDVTYVDATEIRVRPKPNTPEIRYTLSKYQRSNQDTCLNQKPLVRIGERVVAGQVLADGSSTEGGELALGQNIVVAYMPWEGYNYEDAILISERLVQDDVYTSIHIEKYEIEARQTKLGPEEITREIPNVGEDALRQLDEQGIIRIGAWVEAGDILVGKVTPKGESDQPPEEKLLRAIFGEKARDVRDNSLRVPNGEKGRVVDVRLFTREQGDELPPGANMVVRVYVAQKRKIQVGDKMAGRHGNKGIISRILPAEDMPYLPDGSPVDIVLNPLGVPSRMNVGQVFECLLGWAGQTLGVRFKITPFDEMYGEETSRRIVHGKLQEARDETGKDWVYNPDNPGKIMVYDGRTGEPFDRAITIGVAYMLKLVHLVDDKIHARSTGPYSLVTQQPLGGKAQQGGQRFGEMEVWALEAFGAAYTLQELLTVKSDDMQGRNEALNAIVKGKAIPRPGTPESFKVLMRELQSLGLDIAVHKVETQTDGSSLDVEVDLMADQSARRTPPRPTYESLSRESLEDDE